Genomic segment of Siniperca chuatsi isolate FFG_IHB_CAS linkage group LG16, ASM2008510v1, whole genome shotgun sequence:
gcttccagtctttatgctaagctaggctatcCACATCCTGAcgccagctctgtacttaacacacaggcatgagaaacacacaggtatgagattgatatccatcttctcatgtgactcttggaaagaaagaaaagatttcCCAAAACATTGTACAACTCCTTTTAAGattataaacataatttaatttgGTCAAAAGTGCATAATAACTTGATTAAAACTTAGAAATTAAAGTTAAGCACTTGAACCTGACTTAGGACTTTCCAGTCTTGGCTTTGGACATTAATGCCAAGACTTTCAGGCGAATTACAAACCAATGACGTTTTTCCACCTCTGGCTTATTAGGTATTAGGTAAAAGATGGTTATGGGTTAGGTGTAGGGCAAAAGTGGTTTTAAGATTTGAATCAGTGGAGATATTTCATGGAAAATAAAGgcatcaacatacagtatttgcaaGACAGAAAAGGAAGGGGAAAATACAAGGGGGTGATACAATACAAAACCAAATACTGACCTGGTCCATGACATCACCACCTCACCCTTCTTCCTGATGACATTCCTGGCATAGAGACTGTTGGGGGACAGCGATGCTGGGGAGGATTTGGATTCACTATTATCACTCTTGCAGTTGGACAACATCTCTTCTGtgctctcctcttcctcctttctgGACCGCTTAGCTTTTGATTTCTCCTGGTGCTTCTTCCGTTTTCTACCTTTGCCACAATCCGTTTGGTCTTTCTCTGATGTGCTGCTTATGTCCTCTCCAACTGTGAGACTTCTCTCTGGCTCTGACACCTccatttcatctctctctgaGTCTGAAACATGTGACGCCAACACTTGGCTCTTTTGATATGTTTCAGAGCTTTCAGCAGGGTGATGTGGACTGTTATCTGACAAAAGAGCTTTTGAGAGACTTTGTTGTGTTGTCATGTCTTCTTCTCTGTGGTGTGTTTGACTTGCGCTCTCATCAGCAGTGACTGTGATACcttctctgctggttgcctggctgATATGCCCAAAGAAATGATCGGAGCTTTGAACACCATTGTGCAAACTGTTATCTGAAGGAGCAATTTTAGGCAGATTTTTCAGAGACTCCGAAGGTTTCTGTGAATTCTCAGAAAAACAAACCTTTGAGGTATTTTGTTGAGTTGGCGTATCTTTTTTGTGGGATGGATCTTTTGTTAGTGTTAAGCTCTCATCTTGAGTGAGATGGATATCTGCACCGATGGCAGCCTGACAGATCCCAGTGCTTTCAGCAAGGTTAGACAGGTTGTTCTCTGATGATACAGAATTTGAAGGAGTACCCTTCTGCACATCGTCTTCTTTATGTTGCTGATCTTCTTCTGTTAGTGTTTGACTTAAGCTGTCATCAGCAGTGAGCGTGGTATCTGCGCCAGTGGCTGCCTGACGAATCTTCACGATGAAATGATCGTTTGACTTCTCCATCACTAGCGCCTGCATGGGCAGGTCAGTCTTGAACACGAAAGGTGTGGCGAGTCCTTCCGAGGCCACGCTGCTGCTGGAGCCACAGCTGGAGTTGTCTGTGTCGAGGGCCAGGTGAATGTCCTGTTCTGTAGCGTCTTCCCCATCCAACAGAGTGTCCTCACTTATGTGAGCGCTGATGACACTGTCTGGAGTGGACATGATGTGCATGCTTGATGGCTGTAGGAAGCTGAGATGGCTGTCGGACTTGAGAGGTGATGGAATGGTGAGGGAGACTGCCAGATCTTCAGCTAGAATGGAATATGACCTATGTGAAGCCAAGCTGGACTGTAACATTGCTCTATTCTCTGATGGCACTTCTAACAAGCAACTTTCATCAAATAAAGCAGGATTCAGTGGGATCTGATCTTTGAATCGTGGAGACGACATCTTGCAAGGTGAAATGCTAGACCATGTTGCGATAAGTTTGGAGGGAGTATCAAATTTCGTCTGGGAAAGCAGTTTAGACGGAGAGTCAAATTTAGTCGGTGTGGTGATGCTGAGGagtctctctccatccttccttGGTGTACCAAGGGACCAGGTGGTGTTGTCTCCAGTGATGCCACTGGTTTCTAGTAAGTCGGATCCTTGCAGGAGACACTTGAAGATTTCTCCCATTTGAGAGTCTCTCACCAGGTTGAAAGTTAAACTGGAGGCTTGTTGTTCTGTGAGAAGCTCAAAGTCAGTTTTGTCAAGCAAAGAGGCATTTTGAGAGACAACCAAAGAAGATATGTTATTTTTCTCTGGAGTTGAAGGAATATTTTTAGGAAGAAGGAAATCTACCACAGTTTGTGTATTTGGGCAATTTCTTGGATGCGGATCAACATTCCTGTCTTTTTCCACATGTGTGATTCTGATATCTTTGCCTCTGCTTCCAAGGCCTGTTTTGTAAGGTGCCACAGCACTAGGCGTGATTCGATTCAGGCTGGTTGGAGCAGATTGTGCTTCCTTTTGTTGACACCGTGACTTCTTTGCAGGAGGCTGTCTAGATACATTCTCATTTACACTGGGCCTCTTGTCCTCAGCCTGAACTCTTTCTGGGTTGCAAAGGCTCTTCAGTGTTGTGTAAATATCCTTGAACAAGTAGTCAACTTGGACATCTACAAAGTCCCACAACTTTTGCTTTAGATCGACTGCTTGCTGTTCAAAGATGCGTTTCACAATACCATTATTTGATACTTTGCAAAACACAGATGCAATCAATTTCTTTAGCTTGGATTTCAGCTCCCCTTCCTGAGCGCATATTTGACCAAAATGAGCACCATCCACAAATTCTAAAAAAGACTCCTGGAAATTTTCCATCACACCATAAAAGCTCTTCTTGGGAAAGGTTTTATGAAGCTTCATGTACTTTTTTCTGATCTCAGTACGAACCAACTTGAATGTCTCCATTACTTTCTCTATGGTGGAAAAAGAAGCTTTAGTTTCTGCAGGAGAAACTGTTTTAAAACGACTCTTTGGACTTCGTGTCGATACACCTGCTGTTTCATTAGTTTCTTTTGATGCAACACACCTTTCTTCAGATGTCCTCTTTAACACAGACTTAGGACTTGGTTTATTTCTGACTGGTCGTGCAAACTTCGCCCTCTTGGTTGCAGGAATAGGAGAACCTGCAGCCACCTCATCACTTTCGCTTAAAATTTCCCCTTCCTCCAGTTCATTGTCAGAGAGCCTTGAAGGCAGGTCGGATACCTTGTCCACCAAGTTTTGCTTGTCATGGTTTGCAGGAGAACCCggatatttgttttctttgtttacgTCCAACTTCTCTGAGTTGGCATCAACAGCTGTGCTGGAGAAATCTgcacaggagagagaaagaaaataagtttaTATAGACATTTTCTAGGTATTTTGACAGCATCTCATAATTATGATTAAAATACCTCATTATTACGAGGTCCCTATCTTGTAAATGATCTATAGTTTATAATTATGAGACGCAGTGCTCTTAACTTAACATGATTAACTGTCACTGCCATTTGAGAAGCCAAAGCTATGACGACAGTACCTGATGTAATCTACATTTATTATCATCTTGGTTTGAGGCGTTGGGATATACTGATGTCAGTTACAtaatgtaagcagcattttgaatAGTATGGCAACATTGTTTAGGCATCTTTGTTGGAATTGTTCAGGCACACACGCAAAGCATCTGAGACGCTGTTGTGTGTAGGGTCACTTCAGGAGAGATATTTCTGTTTGGAATTGCTCATCGCATTCCAGTTTACACTGAATAATCGGCAATCCTGCAGCTACAATTCCAGGTGCCCTTTCTTAgctgatgaagaaaataaatcagctgTTAGGCCTCgcaaattgcagtttgcaacagtgtttggtttgtacGTTCTGGGCTATTGTAGATACATAGTGGTGCAACATGGCTGCCTCCATGGAAGgagacctgctccctctgtagaaatataaacggcttattcctGATTTTAAACCATAATGGCTGTGGTTTCTTACATTTATTAGGCCTGTTATCTTTTGATCACCATTCATTATATATCACTATCACAAAACAGCAGATGGTTCTCATATATAtctcaaaatatcaaacattgtTTTCATGTGATCACAGATTAAATGTGTCATTAACTTGAGACAAGTTTCCGTACTTCTTGGTCCATCCAAGTTGGTTTCATCTGACATAATTTTGTCTCAGTCTTTAGAGAAAAGAGCATCCGAGAAGAAAACATGGAAACAATGCAAGAGagttaaaatagaaattaaGAGTACTCTAAAAAGGgtgcattgcactcctataacattggcagactcacaatggacagtttttaaaaaaagggatAAAACTCGATGCAGCAGAGCCAGAgatatcatattttttattcCACGTATTCTTCTTGccggtgcctacattacccacaatgcaacttgaccactgacagtttggttggagattcgggtgtgttatgctagtagagCCAAATGCAGACTGGAGCCTCTAGCCTGCAgtagagatgaggagcaggctacagaggtctggtaagctcacatctttctaactccacatccccaaatttttttaattttcaaacttgtagccCCAACCAATGTTGACTCAAGTAACATCACTTGAGGATACTCAGATTTCACTCAGCTCCCCCTGGTGCCACAAAAGTGATGTGTAAAAGTGGCGGTTACCCTTTAAAATAAGTTATGATCTCTATTTGCCATCCTGAGTAAACAAGAATTTAGTTCTGAGGTTGAATCTATCAAGCTAATGACTGAATTCAACCATTATCAAAGGATTCCATCTTAAAACAAATATGAgcaccacaaaaacacaatttgtctGCCTAAGAAATAATGAGACACTTACGTTGTGATCACAAGATAACAGGCCTAAAAAATTACCAGCAACCACAATCCCACTCTTCTTTTGGATTGGAGACTGGAGACTTTATTATAAGGCAAACTTTACCTTTTTGAAGGCTCTTGACATGACCTGGCTTGCCATGAACATGGAGATGACTTCTCTTGGATATTCGTATTGGGCTCCTCAGAGGGCTTATGGCATCAGGGATTCTCTTCAGACTGCTCAATGTGCGCATCATGGAGTCCTCATCATGGAGTAATGGCACAGAACTGGAAGGCTCAACATAACCCTCATGACTCTTTCCAGGACTGAAGCTATTACTTGGTGTGAAAGTGGGGTCACTGTACCTTTCTGGCAGCGTCGTCTCTTCTGTTGTACTGCTGACTTTGGACACTGCGACACAGCCAGTGGAAGAACTTGGCTCAGTTGCGATGCTACTGTTGTCATTGGCGTCTTTATTTACCTGTGTTAAAACATAAATAGCCTCAGGAAGACTCAGCCCTTCTTGTGGAAGTGATTCCAGGCTTATTGTACTGGATACAGCTTCTGCATCTTTAGGACCATCTTGCATACAAAAAGCATCTTTGTCGTGAATGgaactggaagcaggaggacaCAGTCTTTGCTGACAGTCCTGAGGTAGAAAAAATTGCTGACTTTTGGGATTGTTCTGGTCAGCTACAGGATTTTTCCTTGAGGGTGAAGCAGCTGCACCTTCTTCAACTGAATCCACAGGGAGGCttttctgtactgcagtttTAGGAGTTCTACATGTCAGTTCTACACTTGAATCATGCACAATGGGTTCGGTAACAGCAACAGGTTGATCAGTATTATTTCTAGGGTTTACTTTTTGTGAAGAATTGCTTGTGTGTTCTTCATAAATGCTTCCAGACATCTCACCATCTGCAGCCTCCAGAGGTCCACATTCATCTACATAGCTGTCTGAGGTCAGCTTGGTTTTATCCTCATGATATTTTGAAATGTCCCATTCTGTTGCTTTTACAGAACTACTCTCTGGTGATTTTGGTGTGAGATGCACAGTCATCTGATTCTCTGCAGTATCTAGGGGTTGGCTATGAGCCGAGGTAGTTTGAACTGAATTGTCTTCAAGTTGCTTGTCAGCTGCAGGAGTTTCACTCCGGTTTTTGTCCTTTTCCTGGACATCTTTTGCATCATCGCAccttttctgtgtcttttcagAACGtggagttttggagatatctggAGATTGCTCTGCAACATCTTCCAACCCTGCTTCTAATTCACTGCTGTCTACTTCATCAATAACACACATGTCTTCAACGTTAGGCTGTGAATTCTCATCATCTGGTTCGTTTTCAACTACCTTGTCCACTGTTGTGAGGCCAACCTGGCTGGCATCAATGGGCAGCATTGGCTTCTTAATTGGTGAAAGGGTTAGATTTAATGTTTCCATGAAACACAGTTTCCTGTTTGGACTATTTTCCTCCACAAAGCTTTTCTCAGTGATATTTGGTTCTTCGGATGATCTTTTTAAGGTCTCTTGTGtcttttcctgtctttccttACTACAGATATCCGCTTTACCTTGGTCTGATTCTTTTGATCTCTGTTTCTCACGTTCTCTGCTTGTCTCTGACAGAATGCTCCTTTTATGCTTTCTACTGATTTCAACTTCACGTTGTCTATCTTCCTTCCTTGGATAATCCTTTGAAAGTCTATCTCCTTCTCTGTTTTTGGAGGAATCACTGTAGTGCTCAACATGTTGATTTGAAGAGGACTTTTTCCGGTCCTTCGAGTCTGAACTTCTGATATATCCATCACCAGTCTTACTTTTTCTATGATCTCGGCTGTAGCCCTCTTTAGAGCTGTGAGCTGCACTATGTTCAGAGTCTGATGTGGACATTTTGGCTTTATCTCGTCTTCGTTCTTTACTTCTCCCTTTCTTGTCATCAGAGGAAGCTACACTATGTAAAATCTCTGGTGGAGGGCTTTTagccctctctgctctgtggtgCCCCTCAACATTTAGATAGTTCCTGCTTTTACATGACCTGGATCCAtatctttgttctttttctttgtctgcctTGTGAGACCTGTTTTTCTCAGGGGCATAACAGTTCTTGTTGGGATCTGAACCAATTCTATGTCTCCTGTCTGTTGATTCAGATAGTTTTTGACTTTGacatttttcctctctgtgcttGGACTTGTGTTTGTCTGACTCAATATGTCGGGTTGATGAACTGCTACTGGATTTGCTGACAAAGTGGTCAGTCTGTTTGTTAGGTACATCACAATGTCCTCTTGAGGAACTTTTTAAATGACTGTGAGATGATGCTTTTGAAGCTCTTGTCTCAATGCAAGATCCACTGGGCTGATAGGTAGAACTATCACTTTCTTTCCTGGAAGGTTGAGGAGGATCCCTTGGAGGATGATCCTCCCTGGGAGGTGAGGCTGGTAGAGGTggatgagggggaggaggactggagggaggtggaggaggtggtctACTCTTGCAGCTATCTGTGGCAGTCCGACTGGAGGAATTTTGATCCCGCAGATTATTAATA
This window contains:
- the casp8ap2 gene encoding CASP8-associated protein 2 — its product is MEHWNIDTNDASGLLVPDVSEDSVDIYDGLDIGSNSNAEKSSPNASQLKESMDLYEEIVTEEQQSRESTYSELKSRFQAAQNQIKELRRRLEQMEMQNTGLNTENYRLKKNISALLRTARQEVTRKDAEIQRLNQRSEKGRHHHHQSHINNLRDQNSSSRTATDSCKSRPPPPPPSSPPPPHPPLPASPPREDHPPRDPPQPSRKESDSSTYQPSGSCIETRASKASSHSHLKSSSRGHCDVPNKQTDHFVSKSSSSSSTRHIESDKHKSKHREEKCQSQKLSESTDRRHRIGSDPNKNCYAPEKNRSHKADKEKEQRYGSRSCKSRNYLNVEGHHRAERAKSPPPEILHSVASSDDKKGRSKERRRDKAKMSTSDSEHSAAHSSKEGYSRDHRKSKTGDGYIRSSDSKDRKKSSSNQHVEHYSDSSKNREGDRLSKDYPRKEDRQREVEISRKHKRSILSETSREREKQRSKESDQGKADICSKERQEKTQETLKRSSEEPNITEKSFVEENSPNRKLCFMETLNLTLSPIKKPMLPIDASQVGLTTVDKVVENEPDDENSQPNVEDMCVIDEVDSSELEAGLEDVAEQSPDISKTPRSEKTQKRCDDAKDVQEKDKNRSETPAADKQLEDNSVQTTSAHSQPLDTAENQMTVHLTPKSPESSSVKATEWDISKYHEDKTKLTSDSYVDECGPLEAADGEMSGSIYEEHTSNSSQKVNPRNNTDQPVAVTEPIVHDSSVELTCRTPKTAVQKSLPVDSVEEGAAASPSRKNPVADQNNPKSQQFFLPQDCQQRLCPPASSSIHDKDAFCMQDGPKDAEAVSSTISLESLPQEGLSLPEAIYVLTQVNKDANDNSSIATEPSSSTGCVAVSKVSSTTEETTLPERYSDPTFTPSNSFSPGKSHEGYVEPSSSVPLLHDEDSMMRTLSSLKRIPDAISPLRSPIRISKRSHLHVHGKPGHVKSLQKDFSSTAVDANSEKLDVNKENKYPGSPANHDKQNLVDKVSDLPSRLSDNELEEGEILSESDEVAAGSPIPATKRAKFARPVRNKPSPKSVLKRTSEERCVASKETNETAGVSTRSPKSRFKTVSPAETKASFSTIEKVMETFKLVRTEIRKKYMKLHKTFPKKSFYGVMENFQESFLEFVDGAHFGQICAQEGELKSKLKKLIASVFCKVSNNGIVKRIFEQQAVDLKQKLWDFVDVQVDYLFKDIYTTLKSLCNPERVQAEDKRPSVNENVSRQPPAKKSRCQQKEAQSAPTSLNRITPSAVAPYKTGLGSRGKDIRITHVEKDRNVDPHPRNCPNTQTVVDFLLPKNIPSTPEKNNISSLVVSQNASLLDKTDFELLTEQQASSLTFNLVRDSQMGEIFKCLLQGSDLLETSGITGDNTTWSLGTPRKDGERLLSITTPTKFDSPSKLLSQTKFDTPSKLIATWSSISPCKMSSPRFKDQIPLNPALFDESCLLEVPSENRAMLQSSLASHRSYSILAEDLAVSLTIPSPLKSDSHLSFLQPSSMHIMSTPDSVISAHISEDTLLDGEDATEQDIHLALDTDNSSCGSSSSVASEGLATPFVFKTDLPMQALVMEKSNDHFIVKIRQAATGADTTLTADDSLSQTLTEEDQQHKEDDVQKGTPSNSVSSENNLSNLAESTGICQAAIGADIHLTQDESLTLTKDPSHKKDTPTQQNTSKVCFSENSQKPSESLKNLPKIAPSDNSLHNGVQSSDHFFGHISQATSREGITVTADESASQTHHREEDMTTQQSLSKALLSDNSPHHPAESSETYQKSQVLASHVSDSERDEMEVSEPERSLTVGEDISSTSEKDQTDCGKGRKRKKHQEKSKAKRSRKEEEESTEEMLSNCKSDNSESKSSPASLSPNSLYARNVIRKKGEVVMSWTRDEDRAILIDLKTKGASRETFSALSEKLNKPSGQIAHRFYQLMKLFKKQEKMDT